The genomic DNA CGGAGCGGTTCGGCCGGGCGCTCGCGACACACGGCTTCCTCGTCTGTTCGCTGCAGTACTTCGGCGACACGGAGCCGCTTCCGGACGGCCTGGCGCGGGTGCCGCTCTCGTACTTCGACGCGGCCACCGAGTGGCTCCGGGAGCGGCCGGCAGCCAGGGGCGACCGGCTGGGCGTCGTGGGCGCCTCCCGCGGCGCGGAGCTCGCGCTCCTCCTCGGGGCCCGGCGCGACTGGGTCGGGCCCGTCGTCTCCTACGCCGGCAGCGGCGTCGTCTGGGACACGCCCGACGGGACGCCGGCGTGGGTCGCCGACGGCGAGGCCGTCCCGCACCTCTCGGGCGAGGGACCACCCGAGCGGACCGACGACGGCGAGGTCGTCACCCGGCCCGTGCTGGAGCGGGGCTTCGAGAACGCGTCCGAGGAGGAACGCCGGGCGGCCACCATCGCCGTCGAGGCCGTCGACGGGCCCGTTCTCCTGCTCTCCGGCGGTGCTGACCGGGTGTGGCCTGCACGACGACTCTCCGCGGTGGCGGTCGAGCGGCTGGAGCGCCACGAGTTCCCCCACGCCTTCGACCACCTGACCTACGACGGCTGCGGCCACCTCGTCGGGGTTCCGTACGTCCCGCTCTCGGGCGTCGAGGCGGGAGACGTGACCGCTCGCGCCACCGCCCGGGCCGCGGCGGACTCCTGGCCGCGGGTGCTGGAGTGTCTGGAGCGAGGGCTGGGGGACTGGAACTGACGACGAGCGTGGAGACGAACCGACGCGACAGGTCCGGGTCCCCTCGCGGTCAGTCCGAATCGGCGTTGGCGATGGCCCCGAGCACGTCGTCCAGTATCATCGTCCCCGTCAGGGTGTCCAGCGGGTCGTTGTTGTTCCCGCAGTGCTCGCTCATCACGCACATCGGGCAGCCGCGCCGGCGGCCACAGTCGCAGTCGGCGATGTGCTCGCGGGTGCGCTCGGCCAGCGTCGCGAACCCCTCGTAGATGGCCTTCGAGAAGCCGATGCCGCCGTCGATGCCGTCGTGGACGAACCAGACCGGGCCCGGGACCGTCTCGTGCTGGTGGGCCAGCGTCGACAGGCCGCCGATGTCGGCGTTGTCGATGAGCAGCTCCAGCGGCGCGAGCCCGATGACGCCGTGCTCGGCGGCGTGCAGGCCGCCGCCGTACGTGTACCGCTCCTCCTCGGTCGGCACGGCAGCGTCCCGTTCGGACCGCTCGCTCGGCTGGAGCAGGGGCTCGTCGAGTCGAGCCAGCGTCCGGTGCATGTGGTCGGCCGGGAGCGACACCCACAGCAGCTCCGTTCGGAGGTTCAGCGGCGGCGTGCCTGTCGGGAGGGGCCCCCGGACGACCTCCCCGGTGAACACGTCCCGGACGAGGTAGCTATCGTAGCTGATGCGGACGGTCCCCTCGCCGAAGTAGAGGTCGTACTCCCCAGCCAGCGGCGTGTGGTCACGCACCTCGAGGTCCACGATGCGCTTGGTCGAGGTGGTCTGCGTGTACTCTCGGGTGTCGGTCTCCCGGACGGTGATGGTCGGGTGGTGACCGTCCTCGTCGACGTCGACCACCTCGTACTCCTGGCCGGCGTGGAGGAACAGCGCGCCCTCGTGGTAGTCCCGGTACGCGCGTTCCTCGGCGACGGGGTCGTGGTCGATGTCGCCGTCCTCGCAGACGACGGTGAACTCGGTCCCGCCGGTGCCGTACAGCGAGATGCGACCCTGCGGCCGCGGGGCGCCCGTGTAGGTGACGCCGCCGGCGTCGAGCGAGGCGGTCGCCTCCAGGAGGCCGGCATCCTGCCACATCCCGACCATCTCGCGGAACCGCTCCTCGTCGCCGAGGAACGCGGCGTCCTCGGCCCGGAGCGGTCGCTCGGACGCCGCCGCCAGCAGGTGGTCCGCGTAGACACGGTCGTTGTCGACGGAGACGACGGCGTCCTCGACCTCGTCGCTCGCGAAGAGGTAGCCGGGGTTGTCGAAGATGTAGGCGTCCATCGCGTCCATCCCGCCGACCAGGACCGACAGCGCGTCGCTCGTTCCGCGGCCGGCGCGGCCGACCTGCTGCCAGAAGGACTGCTTCGTCCCCGGGTAGCCGGCCGTGACCGTCGCGTCGACGGAGCCGATGTCGATGCCGAGTTCGAGCGCGTTCGTCGTCGGCACGGCGTCGACGACCCCCTCCTTGAGCTTCGTCTCTACCGCCCGCCGCTCCCGCTTGCCCAGGCCCGCGTGGTACGGGTCCGTCGTGACGTGGCGGCCCGACCGATTGTCGCGTGCGGCCCGGCCGATCTGCTTGGCCGCGATCTCGGTCCCCTGTCTCGCGCTGCAGAACTGGAGCGTCTGGACACCGTTCGCGGCGAGGTGGGCCGTGACCGAGGCGGCCTCGGCGCCGGTCGAGCGCCGCGCCTGCTCGAAGTCGGCCAGCGGGTCCGCCGCGTCGTCGTCCAGCTGTGCCTCGTCCAGCGGCGGCTCCCAGAGCACGATGTCGCGGGCGCCCCGGGGCGAGCCGTCCTCCTCGACCACGCGGAACTCGGCGCCCGTGAGCTGGCTGGCGTGGTGCGAGGGGTTGCCGATGGTGGCCGTCGTCATCACGAACTGCGGGTCGGCGTCGTAGTGGTCGAGGAGCCGCCGGAGCCGCCGGAGGATGAACGCGACGTGTGTCCCCGTGACGCCGCTGTACTCGTGGCCCTCGTCGATGACGACCAGTTCGAGGTTGCTGTAGAAGCGATGCCAGCCCCGGTCCCGGTTGTGCCGCGGGAGGTAGACGTTCAGTCCCGCCGGGTTCGTGAGGACGACGTTCGCCTCCTCGCGGATGCGCCGTTTCCGGTCGCTGTCGGTGTCGCCGTCGTAGACGCCGATGTGGGCGTCGAGTCCCCATTCGCCGCGTAGCAGGTCGTTGAGCGCCGCCTCCTGGTCCCGGGCCAGCGCCTTCATCGGGAAGAGACACAGCGCCGTCGCATCGGGGTCGTCGAGGTGGTTGCGCGCCATCTGGAGCGCGTAGATCCACGTCTTCCCCGACGAGGTGCTGGTGGTGGCGACGACGTTCTCGCCGTCGGCCAGGTGCGCCAGTGCCTCCGCCTGGTGGGTGTACAGGTCGGATCCGAGACGGCCCGCCAGCTCCGGGTGCAGGACCTCCGACGGCGGGACGAACTCCCCGTCGCGCTCGTCGAGGCGCTCGCTGTGTCGGACCTGCTCCCGGTAGTCGGGGTAGCTCGCTTCGAGGGCGTCCTGCGAGAGGATGTCGTCGTGCATGGTCAGGTGAAATCCGAGAGCGCGCCCTGGGTGCCGCCGTCCCCGGTATCCGAGGTGGTGCCCGGCTCGCGTCGGGCGGCGTCGGCGAGCGCGTCGTAGATGGTCGCGAGCGCGCGGACATCGTCCTCGCAGTACCGCTCCAGGCGGTCCCAGTCGGGCTGGTCGACGCGCCGGGAGTCCTCGGCCGCCAGGTACGCCCGGCGGTAGGCGGTGTAGACCCGGGCCACGACGCCGCCGTCGATGCCCGTCGTCTCCGGGTGCCAGCCCAGCGCCTCGGCCACGGCCTCGAGCTTGTTGCTCCGCCCCGGGAGCGCGGCGTTGCCGCCGTTCCGGTCCCGGGCCCACCAGAGCAGATCGAACTGGTAGGTGTCCTCCCAGGCGTCGAGATAGCCGGGGCAGTGGTCGCAGATCTGCGTCCGCAGGACCGGGAAGTCGAAGTTGTACCCGTTCCACGCCACGAGCGGCCGGCCGCCCGCGTTGGCCTCCAGCCAGTCGAGGAACGACTCGAGATGTCCGGTGTCGCCGGGCTCGCGCTCGCGGAACGCCATGTAGTGGCCGTCGGCGCCGCCGCCGTCGAGGACGCCGACGAGCCACGCACACGAGGGTTCGAGGCCGTCGGTCTCGATGTCGACGAACACCGGCTGGCCGGACGGGAGCGAGTCGTCACCCGTCGCGACGACGGTGTCGTGGGCCCGGGCCCTCGCGGCGGCCCGGATGCTCGTTGCTGTCGAGCGACCCAGCCCGGAGAGGTCGGCCAGTTCGTGTGGCGGCGCCTCCGCGATGTCGATGGGCGTCAGGTAGCCCGCCGCGCGGAGCGTCTCGGCCCGCTTCTCGCCGACGCCGGTGGTTCCCCGGATACCGAACGTCTCGGGGTCGACGGTCTCGACGCCGACGGCCCCGTTGCGGTAGACCTCGACGAGTGTGGCTGTCCGCACGGCCTCGTCGCCGGCACCGGCGCCGAGCGAGGCCTCCGACCGGCCGATCCCGACCAGCGAGCAGGCTCCGCCGTCAACGGTCGTCGTCGTCCGGTAGCCCGCCCGGAGCGCCGTCGAGCAGTGTGTCGTGGGGCCGGTCAGCCAGCCCTGCGGGAGCCGCGCGCGGTACGCCTCGAGGCCGTCGAACGACGTCGAGCGCCGGTACGGGTCGACGGTCAGGGAGACCGCGGTGGTGAGACAGACCCGGTGTGACGCTGTGTCGAGCGCGTCGCCGGTAGCCGCGCCGACGCCGGCATCGGTGAGGTCGTCGCCGCGACGCCCTCGTACGTCGCCGGCGCTGAGTCCGTCCGCACCATCGGGGATCGTCGCGACGAGGGTGTCGCCGGCAGCCGTGACGGACTCCGGGCGGTGCGAGCGCGACGGCGTGAGGACGGGAGCCTCGGTGTCCGGCGGGATTCCGGCGTCGACGATGCCGGCCCGGGGCTGGACCGCGACGATGGCGTCCGGTCCGACCTCGTCGAGCATCGCGGCGACGGTGTCACGGTGATACGCGGACACGAGGTCGCCCGGGAGAGCGAGGAGTCGGGCCGGTCGCCCGTTCGCCGGCGGGAGCGTCGGGGTCGGGTTGGCCGTGGGCGGCTCCCCGCCGTCCGTGACCGGGTGGTCGCCGGGCCGACCGCTCTCCGGGTTCCGACGGTCGCCTCGGTCCCGGGAACCCCCGCTCGCGGGTGTCATCCTGGTTCGCTGTTGCCGCCATGCGACAAAAGGGGTTTCGCGACCCGGGTGGAAGTGAAGCGGAGCCTTCGGCATCAGGTGTGGCCGATCACTCGGGCGGGTCGTCGGGCCCGAGGTGCCCGTGCCCGACGACCAGCGCCACCGCGTTGATGCCGAGGAGTTGCGCCAGCGTGACGGCATCGGCCGTCGTCGAAAGGCCCCGGAGCAGCAACGGGATGTAGACCGCCGGGATCACAACGGCCGTCCAGAACGCGACCGCCTGTACCCACGTCACGACACCACGGGGGAACCTGCTCAGGAGCCGGAGCCAGCGCGCGAGCGTACCGGGCGGACCTGGAAGCGTATCGTTGTCCTGCATTGAGGGGTCGTCCTATCGGGTAGGGTCGGGCTACTCAATTGAGGCTTCGTACCGTGTGCCCGCCGACGGTCCCCCGGGTAGCTACGGATACGTACCATCGGGTATCCGGGACCGAACCACCATCGATGACCCGGACGCACGACCGATGCCGGAGGCACTCCCGGCCGGTCGACGGGGATTGCACTCGACCAGCCAACCGGGGCCCCCGGCCGGTCGGCCGGGGCCACCCGTGGCTCCAGGACAGGCCGGCGAGGGAGTGGTTCAGCGCCGAGCGGTGGTCCGGAGGAGGCACCGGACCTGTGGGAGCGTCGACGCCGGCGCTGACTCGAACGGTACCCAGCGGTACCCGATGACCCCCTCCATCCGCTCCGCAGCGGGTTCCGTCAGCAGCGAGCAGTCGAACACCTCGTAGCACGTGACCGCCGGGGTGTGGCGGTGGTGGTACCAGACGCTCGTGAGCGGTTCGCCGACGAGGACCCGACAGCCGAGTTCCTCGTCGAGCTCCCGCCGAAGTCCGTCGGCGGGCCGTTCGTCCGGTCGGAGGCCACCGCCGGGGAGTGTCCAGAACGTCGATCCGTCGTCGTGACGCTCCTTGACCAGCAGTGCCCGGTCCGCGCCCGTGACCAGTGCCTTGACCCCGGTTCGCAGCCGGCGGTCGTTGCTCGGCGTGTTCACCCGCCGCACGTCGCGCCCAGCGTCACCGCTGGAGCCCTCGAACCGCTCGTCGCCGTGGGGAGACGTACCGTCGCGGGAAACCATGGGCCGACTGCCACCGTCCGGGACCATTAGTAGCCGCCGCGTACCTCCACCGAACCAGTGCCGACGGGACGGGCCCCCCGACCGCCAGCGCCGGGGCGACAGGCTCTCGAAGCGTCGCCCATCTCGTCGCCCGGCGCAACCCATTCCAGCGGTCGGCACGGACGGGGGGGCCTAAGCTGCCTATAACGAAAGTCGGAGTGGGCGTGTGTCGGAGATATGAAACTCGCTGTCGTCGGGTTCGGCAACGCTGGCGGCAAGGTCCTGGACGAACTGCTCGCCTTCGAGGACGATACGGGGCGGGCGATGGTGAGCGCGGCACTCGCGATCAACTCGGCGAAGGTCGACCTGGCGCGACTCGAACGGGTCCCGGACAGCTACCGGGTGCTCGTCGGGCAGGCGGACGGGCGGGTCAAGGGCCACGGCGTCGGGAGCGACCCCGACCTGGGTGCCAGCATCACCGAGGCCGATATGCACGAGATCGACCGCGCACTCGACCAGGTCCCCCTCTACGAGATCGATGCCTTCCTCGTCATCGCCGGCCTCGGCGGCGGCACCGGGAGCGGCGGCGCCCCGAAACTGACGAAACACCTCCGGGAGATCTACGAGGAGCCCGTCTACGGGCTCGGCATCCTCCCCAGCGAGGACGAGGGCGGCCGTGCGGCGCTGAACGCCGCCCGGTCGCTCCGGTCGTTCACCGAGGCGGCCTCGAACCTCATCCTGTTCGACAACGCCGCGTGGCGTGGGGGCTCGGACTCCATCGAGTCGGGGTACGACCGGACGAACCGCGAGATGGTCACCCGGCTCGCAACACTCCTCTCCGCGGGCGAGGTCGACGGGTCGACCCTCTCGGAGAACGCGATGGACGCCAGTGACATCCGCCGGACCCTCGCGACCGGTGGCGTGAGCTCCATCGCCTACGCGGAGGCCCGACTCGAGGCCGAGACACGGCGGCAGCAGGGCCTACTGGGGAGCCTCCGCTCGAACCAGGCCGGCAACGGCGCCGACGGCGCGACCAAGGTCAGCGGGCTCATCCGGCAGGCAGTCCAGTCCAGGCTGACCTGCTCGGCCGACGTGAGCTCCGTGGAGCGTTCGCTCATCGTCCTCTCCGGGCCACCCGGCGAGTTCTCCCGGAAGGGGCTGGAGAGCGGCCGCCGCTGGCTCGAGGAGGAGACCGGCAGCGTGGAGGTCCTCGCCGGCGACGACCCTCGCCGGAACGCCGACCGGCTGTCGGTGGCCATCCTCCTCTCGAACCCCACGCGGGTCCCGCGACTGGAGCAGATACAGCAACAGGCCGTCGCCGCACAGGACCGCATCGAGGAGCAGAGCCGCGACCGTGATCAGGCGATCCGGACGCTCATCACCGACGACGGGGACCGACTGGACCCGCTCTGAGCAACGGCGCGGTGTTCGGTTGCTGTCCGCGACCTCGACTGGATGTGGGGACAGCGAGCCTTCAGTCCCGGCGCATCGTCTCGTGCAGCGCCATCCAGCCCAGCGGGAGCATCGTCACGACGAGCGTGAGCGCGACCAGCTCCAGCGGCCCCTCGCCGAGCCGATTGAAGTCGAGCACGACCCGCCAGTCGCCGTTGAAGTAGGCCATGGTGATCGCGACCCACGCGATCAACAGTGCGACCGAGCCGACGTAGATGACGTAGAGCGCGGCGAACGACCGGAGGCGGCGGGCGGCGTCCTCGCCGGAGGTCGCTCCACTCATCCCGACCACCCCTGCCCGGCAGCCGCCGTGGACCGTGCGGGAGTGGCCGGCACACCGTCGATGGCGGTCACGCCGTGCCGTGGATCGCGCTCATCACAGGTCGACGGCTG from Haloglomus litoreum includes the following:
- a CDS encoding acyl-CoA thioester hydrolase/BAAT C-terminal domain-containing protein; translated protein: MSGVDALEPTMNGNEHTDGEIGSGQALRIEAPDRSPNDEAIPVRVTGAPAGVTVEFTATLVDNEGVEWTSSATFDAGGGGTVDLTEDAPETGSYDGVAPMGWLWSMRTDAEARFASLGASPTFEVDLQASTGETTAERTIMRVVYDEGVEATDIEHPDLVGQLFVPPGDGPHPAVLNLHGSAGPGSERFGRALATHGFLVCSLQYFGDTEPLPDGLARVPLSYFDAATEWLRERPAARGDRLGVVGASRGAELALLLGARRDWVGPVVSYAGSGVVWDTPDGTPAWVADGEAVPHLSGEGPPERTDDGEVVTRPVLERGFENASEEERRAATIAVEAVDGPVLLLSGGADRVWPARRLSAVAVERLERHEFPHAFDHLTYDGCGHLVGVPYVPLSGVEAGDVTARATARAAADSWPRVLECLERGLGDWN
- a CDS encoding DEAD/DEAH box helicase; protein product: MHDDILSQDALEASYPDYREQVRHSERLDERDGEFVPPSEVLHPELAGRLGSDLYTHQAEALAHLADGENVVATTSTSSGKTWIYALQMARNHLDDPDATALCLFPMKALARDQEAALNDLLRGEWGLDAHIGVYDGDTDSDRKRRIREEANVVLTNPAGLNVYLPRHNRDRGWHRFYSNLELVVIDEGHEYSGVTGTHVAFILRRLRRLLDHYDADPQFVMTTATIGNPSHHASQLTGAEFRVVEEDGSPRGARDIVLWEPPLDEAQLDDDAADPLADFEQARRSTGAEAASVTAHLAANGVQTLQFCSARQGTEIAAKQIGRAARDNRSGRHVTTDPYHAGLGKRERRAVETKLKEGVVDAVPTTNALELGIDIGSVDATVTAGYPGTKQSFWQQVGRAGRGTSDALSVLVGGMDAMDAYIFDNPGYLFASDEVEDAVVSVDNDRVYADHLLAAASERPLRAEDAAFLGDEERFREMVGMWQDAGLLEATASLDAGGVTYTGAPRPQGRISLYGTGGTEFTVVCEDGDIDHDPVAEERAYRDYHEGALFLHAGQEYEVVDVDEDGHHPTITVRETDTREYTQTTSTKRIVDLEVRDHTPLAGEYDLYFGEGTVRISYDSYLVRDVFTGEVVRGPLPTGTPPLNLRTELLWVSLPADHMHRTLARLDEPLLQPSERSERDAAVPTEEERYTYGGGLHAAEHGVIGLAPLELLIDNADIGGLSTLAHQHETVPGPVWFVHDGIDGGIGFSKAIYEGFATLAERTREHIADCDCGRRRGCPMCVMSEHCGNNNDPLDTLTGTMILDDVLGAIANADSD
- a CDS encoding ribonuclease H-like domain-containing protein, with protein sequence MTPASGGSRDRGDRRNPESGRPGDHPVTDGGEPPTANPTPTLPPANGRPARLLALPGDLVSAYHRDTVAAMLDEVGPDAIVAVQPRAGIVDAGIPPDTEAPVLTPSRSHRPESVTAAGDTLVATIPDGADGLSAGDVRGRRGDDLTDAGVGAATGDALDTASHRVCLTTAVSLTVDPYRRSTSFDGLEAYRARLPQGWLTGPTTHCSTALRAGYRTTTTVDGGACSLVGIGRSEASLGAGAGDEAVRTATLVEVYRNGAVGVETVDPETFGIRGTTGVGEKRAETLRAAGYLTPIDIAEAPPHELADLSGLGRSTATSIRAAARARAHDTVVATGDDSLPSGQPVFVDIETDGLEPSCAWLVGVLDGGGADGHYMAFREREPGDTGHLESFLDWLEANAGGRPLVAWNGYNFDFPVLRTQICDHCPGYLDAWEDTYQFDLLWWARDRNGGNAALPGRSNKLEAVAEALGWHPETTGIDGGVVARVYTAYRRAYLAAEDSRRVDQPDWDRLERYCEDDVRALATIYDALADAARREPGTTSDTGDGGTQGALSDFT
- a CDS encoding NUDIX hydrolase, which codes for MVSRDGTSPHGDERFEGSSGDAGRDVRRVNTPSNDRRLRTGVKALVTGADRALLVKERHDDGSTFWTLPGGGLRPDERPADGLRRELDEELGCRVLVGEPLTSVWYHHRHTPAVTCYEVFDCSLLTEPAAERMEGVIGYRWVPFESAPASTLPQVRCLLRTTARR
- a CDS encoding tubulin/FtsZ family protein encodes the protein MKLAVVGFGNAGGKVLDELLAFEDDTGRAMVSAALAINSAKVDLARLERVPDSYRVLVGQADGRVKGHGVGSDPDLGASITEADMHEIDRALDQVPLYEIDAFLVIAGLGGGTGSGGAPKLTKHLREIYEEPVYGLGILPSEDEGGRAALNAARSLRSFTEAASNLILFDNAAWRGGSDSIESGYDRTNREMVTRLATLLSAGEVDGSTLSENAMDASDIRRTLATGGVSSIAYAEARLEAETRRQQGLLGSLRSNQAGNGADGATKVSGLIRQAVQSRLTCSADVSSVERSLIVLSGPPGEFSRKGLESGRRWLEEETGSVEVLAGDDPRRNADRLSVAILLSNPTRVPRLEQIQQQAVAAQDRIEEQSRDRDQAIRTLITDDGDRLDPL